A window of bacterium genomic DNA:
TTTTAATTTACTTTAATCCTGACGAAACTGAAAAGCGTTTTCTTGTGGAGCATTATAAAATAGATGAACATACGCTTAATTCTGCCTTAGACCCTGACGAACCTTCGCGATTGGAATTTGAACCAAATCATTTGGCCTTTATCTTAAAATGGCCTAAAAATTATTCAGCAAATGACCAATTATTATTTAAAACCGCTACTACTGGTGTCTTCCTCTTTGGTAACCTTTTAATTTTGGTGCTAAATGAACAAACCATTATCTTCGAGAAGAAACACTTCACAAAAGTTACTTCCCTCACTAACCTTATCCTTAAACTCGTATATCGTTCTATTTACCACTTCTTGGAACATCTGAGGGTGATGATGATGCTTTCTGATGACTTGGAACAAAAGATCCAGCACTCCATGGAAAACCGCTATCTTATAAGTTTATTTACCATTCAGAAGAATCTGGTCTATTATCTTAATGCTATAGATTCTAATGGTGTCTTTA
This region includes:
- a CDS encoding magnesium transporter CorA family protein, producing MLKKYQISSGQIVESNEEKSPILIYFNPDETEKRFLVEHYKIDEHTLNSALDPDEPSRLEFEPNHLAFILKWPKNYSANDQLLFKTATTGVFLFGNLLILVLNEQTIIFEKKHFTKVTSLTNLILKLVYRSIYHFLEHLRVMMMLSDDLEQKIQHSMENRYLISLFTIQKNLVYYLNAIDSNGVFMEKLKNNAKKIGFIQEDLEFLDDIIIENNQCSRQANIYSSILAGLMDARASIVNNNLNILMKTLNIVVIALMVPTLVVSVFSMNVKIPLQNLPYVFWIIIGLAVVSVVSFLMFWRHKK